A stretch of Fusarium poae strain DAOMC 252244 chromosome 2, whole genome shotgun sequence DNA encodes these proteins:
- a CDS encoding hypothetical protein (SECRETED:SignalP(1-19)): MQFKSTLFAIGLLVSACTATAIPEAQHKGPAPDLSKRACNEDGYSKCTRACPGSGGAALGCWAETEDRPPIHPAFNIVTMTGIGPWSREALEMLKYCDRSLSTTEGAVAAWFETGAAAQLDKWVLENGSVNWLSELVRKVNRGAGTARVDGCPYRENDNCNPDFGKNCFDYFEESASDSSEVDMRKRAAWWIFQGVIKVKSKFSALYTLLIEEGVTKSLTVNDIVKDLGATPDTGEDVGKWLSLAFGIASSLAGPASAPLSIGFGILGDALGAVEYDKVDVKDTVEATMEAWLKASFLKIEDQLKLAFGAVKSKDQYSKLDKIIRFPSIIGNIGFKGPVTEIGRFFAQAPWLLDYSATRDETIEHFKTTMHTKLAHEAIRAAGWKLTVSLHRTDNKKRCSHTAGDQWIEVDGKHYCAYLTGKSRGDKPSEKYYNEMMPKHGLGLRAPYYENILECGLKRGNISDADVGKLVGGKPSCWFQMDLAYTGVCDWKLKGDVVECIKSVKYDD, translated from the exons ATGCAGTTCAAAAGCACCCTCTTCGCCATCGGCCTCCTCGTCAGTGCCTGCACAGCTACTGCCATCCCCGAAGCTCAGCACAAGGGTC CTGCGCCTGACCTGTCCAAGCGTGCTTGTAACGAAGATGGATACTCCAAGTGTACTCGAGCGTGCCCTGGCTCTGGTGGTGCCGCTCTTGGATGCTGGGCTG AGACCGAAGACCGTCCGCCTATCCACCCAGCGTTCAATATTG TTACAATGACCGGCATCGGTCCCTGGTCGCGTGAAGCTTTAGAAATGCTCAAGTACTGTGATCGGTCTCTCAGTACCACCGAAGGAGCCGTTGCAGCGTGGTTTGAAACAGGAGCAGCAGCGCAATTGGACAAATGGGTCTTAG AAAACGGCTCTGTCAATTGGTTGTCAGAACTCGTGAGAAAGGTAAACAGAGGCGCGGGAACTGCTCGCGTTGATGGGTGCCCTTATCGTGAAAATGATAACTGCAACCCAGACTTTGGGAAGAATTGCTTCGATTACTTTGAGGAATCTGCAAGTGATTCTTCTGAAGTTGATATGCGCAAACGCGCGGCTTGGTGGATCTTCCAAGGTGTTATCAAGGTCAAATCGAAATTCAGTGCCTTGTACACTCTTCTCATCGAAGAGGGTGTCACAAAGAGCTTGACTGTCAACGATATAGTCAAAGATCTTGGTGCCACCCCAGACACAGGTGAGGATGTGGGGAAATGGCTCAGTCTTGCCTTTGGTATAGCCAGCAGC CTCGCTGGTCCCGCCAGTGCTCCTCTGAGTATTGGCTTCGGAATACTCGGTGACGCACTTGGTGCGGTTGAATACGACAAAGTCGATGTGAAAGACACCGTGGAAGCTACAATGGAAGCCTGGCTTAAAGCATCGTTCCTCAAAATTGAAGATCAGCTTAAACTGGCTTTTGGCGCTGTAAAGAGCAAAGATCAGTATAGTAAGCTGGATAAGATCATTCGCTTTCCGAGCATTATCGGCAATATCGGCTTCAAGGGCCCCGTTACTGAGATCGGCAGATTCTTCGCTCAGGCTCCATGGCTTCTCGATTACAGCGCGACAAGGGATGAGACAATCGAACATTTCAAAACGACCATGCACACCAAACTAGCTCACGAAGCTATCAGGGCTGCTGGATGGAAACTCACCGTCTCCCTTCATAGGACAGACAACAAAAAGAGATGCAGCCATACAGCAGGTGACCAGTGGATTGAGGTCGACGGGAAACACTATTGTGCTTACTTGACGGGCAAGTCGAGAGGTGATAAGCCTTCAGAGAAGTACTACAACGAAATGATGCCCAAACACGGTCTTGGTTTACGCGCGCCTTATTATGAGAACATCTTGGAGTGTGGTTTAAAGAGAGGTAACATCTCGGATGCTGACGTTGGGAAACTGGTTGGTGGAAAACCTTCGTGCTGGTTTCAAATGGACTTGGCGTATACTGGGGTTTGTGATTGGAAATTGAAAGGCGATGTTGTAGAATGTATCAAGAGCGTCAAGTATGATGATTAG